TCTGCTTGCGATGACCCCGAGAGAAATATTCGGGCTGCGTCGTGATTTGCAGATGGTCTTTCAGGACCCGACACAGTCGCTCAACCCGCGGATGACCGTGTTCAGGCTGATTTCCGAGGCCTGGATCATTCACCCCGAGATCCTGCCGAAAGCAAGGTGGAAGGAGAGGGTGGCCGAATTGCTGGTCAAGGTCGGCCTGAAGCCGGATATGGCGGACCGCTATCCGCATCAATTCTCCGGCGGCCAGCGCCAGCGCATCGCCATTGCCCGCGCGCTGGCGATGGAGCCGAAACTGATCATCTGCGACGAGGCGGTTTCGGCGCTCGACGTGTCGATCCAAGCGCAGGTGATTGTCTTGCTCGAAGGCCTGCGTCGCGAATTCGGTCTGTCCTATCTTTTCATTGCGCACGACCTGCCGGTGGTTCGCGATTTCGCCGACCGCGTCATCGTCATGAAGGCCGGCGAGATTGTCGAGGAGGGGCCGGTGGCCCGGATCTTCAATGCGCCCGCCCACCCCTACACCCAGGCGCTGCTTGCCGCCGGCCTCGATCCCGATCCCGAGATCCAGGCCGCCCGGCGCGCCGCACGCCTCACACAGGAAGGACTCGTTCCCGCATGAAGCCCGATGTCATCGTCGCCTACCCGCTCCGGCCCCGTCAGATGGCAGGGCTGGAGGAGATCTATACGCTGCACCGGCTGGACCTTGCAGACGGCCGGGAACGCGATGCTCTTCTGGCCAAAGCCGGCCCGATCTGCACGGCTCTGGTCTGCAACGGCCATGTGACGATCGACGAGGCGCTGCTTGCGAAATTGCCGGCGCTGAAGCTCGCCGCCTGTTCCTCGGCCGGCTACGACCAGATGGATGTCGAGGCGATGACGCGGCGCGGCATCAAGCTCACCAACACATCCGAGGTGCTGTGCGACGACGTTGCCGACACGGCGCTGCTTCTGATGCTGGCGGCCCGCCGGCGCCTGCCGGAAGGCGACCGCTATGTGCGCTCCGGCGACTGGGGGCGCAACGGCATGATGCCGCTGACGACATCGACGTCGGGCAAGAAGGCCGGGATCGTCGGCCTCGGCCGCATCGGTATGGCGATTGCCAGGCGATGCGAGGCTGTCGGGCTGACGGTCGGCTATTGCGGGCGGACGAAAAAAGCCGGCAACGATTTTGCCTATTTCGACGAGCCGGTGAAACTGGCGGACTGGGCCGATATCCTGATCGTGGCGACGCCGGGCGGGGCCTCGACCGAAAAGTTGATTTCGGCTGAGGTGCTGAACGCGCTCGGCCCGGCGGGCAGCTTCATCAACATTGCCCGCGGCACCGTGGTCGATGAGCCGGCCTTGATCCGGGCCTTGCAGGAGAAGCGGATCGCCTCGGCCGGCATCGATGTCTACCTCAACGAACCCCATCCCGATCCGCGCTTTGCAGCGCTCGATAATGTCGTGCTCTATCCTCATCACGCCAGCGGCACCGAGGAA
The window above is part of the Rhizobium sp. BT03 genome. Proteins encoded here:
- a CDS encoding 2-hydroxyacid dehydrogenase, which produces MKPDVIVAYPLRPRQMAGLEEIYTLHRLDLADGRERDALLAKAGPICTALVCNGHVTIDEALLAKLPALKLAACSSAGYDQMDVEAMTRRGIKLTNTSEVLCDDVADTALLLMLAARRRLPEGDRYVRSGDWGRNGMMPLTTSTSGKKAGIVGLGRIGMAIARRCEAVGLTVGYCGRTKKAGNDFAYFDEPVKLADWADILIVATPGGASTEKLISAEVLNALGPAGSFINIARGTVVDEPALIRALQEKRIASAGIDVYLNEPHPDPRFAALDNVVLYPHHASGTEETRDRMAQLTVDNLAAFFAGRPLLTPVN